In Hymenobacter volaticus, the genomic window GCTGGGCATGGAACGAGCCTTCGGAGCCAGTAAAGCCCTGCACAATCACTTTAGAATCCTTGTTGACCAGAACACTCATGTAGAGAGGGGGTTAAAGATAGGTTGCGGTTGGGGGTGCAAAAAAGGTGCTGTGAAAGCAGCCGGTGCGCAAAAGTAGCCTTTTTTGGGCCGGTGGCAAGTCACAAGCTGATTCCCTCCTAATGCGTAGCTAGCCAAACCTGCTGCTGAGCAAATCTGCATGGATAAGAAATCCTCTTAGCGTCTTACTAAGAGTACGATGTGCTTCTATGTTGCACAATAAGGTCTAGAGGGAAGCGGCGGCGCATGAAAAAGAACTGCGCAATAAATTGATTTAACTGTAAGCCCAGCGCAACAAAAGCGACTGACCTAAAGCTGCGGCTACCGAACCATTGGAGGTATATATGATCTGAGGTAATAACTAGGGAACTATGTATCTGGTAATTTACCTAACCCTACGACGCCTTGCTGTCAATCAACCAGGGGCAAGCTCTGCAGCTAGATAGCAATGTGGGCGGTCTTCCAATGAGTGCAATGCCAAACGGACGCGCCAGGCAATTGCAACAAGTATTTAATTTCTAGGGTTATAACACGGGGCAACTTGCGAAACGACGCAACTCCCTGAGGCTACCACGGCAAATCCGTACCTTTGTGGCCCCCTCATTAACAATTCCCCTCTCATGTACCTGAATAATATAGTCGAAGCCATCGGCAATACGCCGCTGGTGCGGCTCAACAAGGTTACGGACGGTATCAAAGGTACCGTTCTGGCCAAAGTAGAATACTTCAACCCCGGCAACTCCGTGAAAGACCGCATGGCGGTACGGATGATCGAGGACGCCGAAAAAGCGGGCATCCTCAAGCCTGGCGGTACTATTGTAGAAGGCACTTCCGGCAACACCGGAATGGGGTTGGCGTTGGCCGCTATTTCCAAAGGCTACAAGTGCATCTTTGTGATGAGCGACAAGCAAAGCAAGGAAAAGCAAGATATCCTACGGGCGGTGGGTGCCGAAGTGGTAATCTGCCCCGTTGACGTAGAGCCTGACGACCCACGCTCTTACTACTCAGTGGCGCGCCGCATCACGGCCGAAACACCCAACTCCTTCTACCCGAACCAGTACGATAACCTGTCGAACACGGCCGCGCACTACGAAAATACCGGCCCTGAACTCTGGAAACAGACGGATGGCAAAATTACGCACTTCGCATGCGGAGTGGGTACCGGCGGTACCATTTGCGGCACTTCCAAGTATTTGAAAGAACAAAATCCCGACCTCGTATCGGTTGGTATCGACACCTACGGGTCGGTTTTCAAGAAGTATAAGGAGACCGGGATTTTCGACAAAAACGAAATCTATCCTTACAAGACCGAGGGCATTGGCGAAGATATTTTGCCTAAGAATGTTAACTTCGATGTCATTGATCTGTTCATCAAAGTCACAGACCAAGACGGAGCCGTCATGACGCGCCGCCTAGCGAAGGAAGAGGGTTTGTTCGTCGGATGGTCTTGCGGCTCGGCAGTGTACGGGGCGCTGGAATACGCCCGGGAACACCTCCAGGAAGACGACACGATGGTTGTCATCCTGCCTGACCACGGCACCCGTTACTTGGGTAAGATTTACAACGATGATTGGATGCGGGAGCAAGGCTGGTTGTAAACCAAAACCTTATTTCAGCGTCTTTCCTTTGTTCCCGTTCGAGCTTTAGTGAAACCAAATTGTCTTATGTCGAAGAAGCTGCGCAGCATAGTACTGGTTGATGATAATGAAACCACTAGTTTCCTGAACAACCGCTTGCTTAGTCGTCTCGACGTTGCCGACCAAGTGCACACTTTTCGGAAAGCAGAGCAGGCATTTCAGTTTTTGTGGGGCGAAGAAAACGCGCCTGTTGCCCCTGATGCGGTACCCGCGCTGGTGTTCGTCGATTTGAAGATGCCGGGCATGGACGGTTTCGAGTTCCTGAAACTCTACGACGCCCTGCCCGATCAATCAAAAGCCAAAACGGTTATGGCGGTGCTCACCACTTCCATGCACGCCGCCGACACCGCCCGCGTAGCCCAATACCCGGACGTAGAATATCTGGCTAAGCCGCTAACCGAAGAGAAGATGGAAAAGCTGCTGAAAAAGCGTTTTTAACCTTCTGCCTTAAAACAGATTTCCTACCAAAAGAAAAGCCGCCCTTGTACTACAAGGGCGGCTTTTCTTTTGGTAGGAAATCCTTACACTACCGCCTCCACAAAGCGGAATGCTTCCCCATCAAACAGACCTTTGTCGCTCAACTTCAAGCTTGGGATAACCAACAAGGCCATAAAAGAGAGCGTCATAAACGGAGCCCCGAGCGGAGAGCCAAGCTGCCTCGACAGCGCATCAATAGCCGCATACGATTCCGCCACGCGGTAACCATCCTGCTCCGACATCAACCCGGCCACGGGCAGTGGTAGCACCAGTTCCTCCCCGTCGGCCCCAACAGCGGCTAAACCACCTTGGGCTTCCATCACCAAGTTTATGGCACGGGCCAAACTCTCATCATCGCAGCTAACGGCCGTAATATTATGCGAATCGTGGCCGACACTACTGGCTAGAGCGCCGTGCTTCAAGCCAAAGCCTCGGATGAAGGCCACCGCGGGCGGCGCCGGCTGATAGCGGTTCACAACGGTAAGCTTCAGAATATCTTGCGCCAGGTCAGGCACCACCAACCCATTTTCCACCCGGGCCGTCAGGTCGTGGCGAGCAGTGATAAGCTGCCCATCGAAGCACTCAATGACCCTGATAGTAGAGGGCTCGTTGGTTGGAGTGCGTAGTTGAAATTCTTGCGCGCTGACCGGACGAGCATGGAAGTTATTAACGATGCGGCCAGGTACCGAAGGAATTAGAGTGCTGCCGTTTTCAGCTACTAGCTCGCCGTTCAAGTATGTTTGGCGCACCTGAAAGTCCGTCAGGTTGTCTACTACAATGAAGTCAGCAGGGTCACCAACGTGGAGCAGGCCAACGGGCAAACGGTAATGCTCGACGGGGTTGCGGCAGGCCACGCGCAGCACTTTCAGCACGTCTTGTCCGCGAGCCACGGCGCGCTGTACTAGCTGATTGATGTGGCCGAGCACCAGCGTGTCGGGGTGCTTGTCGTCGGAGCAGAACATCATGTGCTCGTAGTGCTCCGGCAGCAAGTCAATCAGTGCGTCGAAGTTGCGGGCTGCGGAGCCTTCCCGAATCAGAATCTTCATGCCAACGGCCAGTTTGTCGAGGGCTTCTTCGGCCGTAAAGCATTCATGGTCGGTGCTGATGCCAGCCTCCGCATAGCGCTGGGCGTCGGCACCGCGCAAGCCGGGGGCGTGGCCGTCTACGGGGCGGCCGTACTGCTGCGCCAGCCGAATTTTCTCCATCACGCCTGCATCGCGGTTCAGCACGCCAGGCCAGTTCATCATCTCCGCCAAGTACCCGATTTCCGGGTTCTGAAACAATTGTTCGATGTCCTGCGCCGTTATTTCGGCACCAGCCGTTTCAAAAGGCGTGGCTGGCACACACGAGGGCGCCCCAAAGCAAAACTTGAACGGTACCTGTCGCCCACTTTCCAGCATGAATTCTACGCCCGCCACGCCAAGCACATTGCCAATCTCATGCGGGTCCGACACCGTGGCGACCGTGCCATGCACTACGGCCAGCCGGGCAAATTCTGCCGGTATTAGCAGTGAGCTTTCAATATGGACGTGGGCATCAACGAAACCTGGCAACGCATACGGCAAGCTCGGGTCGGGAGCGGAAGCACCCGTTGGCTCGATGGCCCGGATGCGGCCGTCGGCTACGTGTATAACGGCAGGGACTATCGTATTGGCAAACAGGTCGATGGCGTTGGCCTGTAAACTAAATTCAGCGGGCATAAGTTAGGGGAGAAGCTGTACAAGACTTGCCGCACAAGAGCGGCAGACGGGTAAAGAACCATATATTTGTTAAAATCTGCGTCAGTGAGAAAGATTGCCACTTACTTGATAACTGCCCTTTTCTTGGGCTCAGGCCTTGCTACCACGGGCTGTGCCAGCCGCACCCCGCAGCAGAAAAAGACTGCGTCGTATAAACGCAAGGCGGCTATAGGCAAAATCCCGTGCCCCTGCGATAGTCATTAGCGTAGCGATTATCCTTTAGCTTATTACTATTTATACTAGTTTATCTCTTTATTAGTGAAATTCATTTTATCGTGTTGTTCGCTGATAGTTATTCTATTGAGCTTAAGTGCTTCACCAGCATGGACCCAAGGTCAACATGTGGGGTTGACGGAGCAAGCAGTTGCAGGAAAGTATAAGCCAGGTCATTACACTTTGGCAGACGGTACCCGTCACGCTGGCAACATCCGTGTCTGGATGGACCGAGAGAAAAATGTTCTGCAGGTAGACAAAGGCAAAAAGCAAGAGCCTGCCAATCTATTTCCCACTGCTCTGCACAGTTTTGTTATTGGCCGTGATTCGTTCGCGGTAGTGCATCACTTCCGCATGCTGGATGAAACAGAAAAAAAGCCTTTTGAATCAGCTGATTTTGCTCGTGTCTTAATGTCTGGCAAAATTCAAATGTTAGAGCACAAGCGATTCGCTGGCTTCGACAGCAATCTAGGTGCAGGGCAATATTCGCGTAGTCCAAGCTTCTATACGACGAACTTGTTGAAACCAGCAACCGATACAATGCTGGTTGTAGTACCATATGCGGAAGAAAAGTTCGCCCGTTACATGGCGCCTATTTTTATTGATGCTGCAATTCTATGCCAGCAGATACGTGCGAAACAGGTTGGCCCAACAGATTTAAAGCGTATTCTGTATGCTTACTTGTTTAAGCGGGAGGTGACACAGGTGACTTATGAGGAGGCGAATACTATCTTTCGCGAATAATGCAAGTGATACACTTCCAGTAACGAGCCTTAGCTCATTTTACTTTCGCATTTAAGCGAGTTTGCTAGTATTCTTTATGCCTAGGCATAGATGCCATCGTGCTAGAGTAACAGCAAACTCATGCGCATTCTGCTTTTTCTATTCATAGTTACTTTGACAGCAGCGGCCCAAGCGCAACGCAAGCCCGCGGCTTTTCCTGCGACCACGCCTGCTTTAACCGAAGACCCGGCACTACATCGTGGATCTGGACACGCGGGCCGGTATCAGAGCAACGATGGCGCTTGGCATTCCGTGCAGATAGAAAGTTGGGAAAATGACCGGGTTTATTTGAGCGATGCAGGCAGCACATTCAAAGCGTATTTTCCCACAGAGCTGAGACGCTTCGTGACGATGGGTGACACCGTGGTGGCCGCGCGTGACCTGGTTGTAGTCACGCGCCACTTTCCCTTTAGACGGCGCCGTGGGTTGCTACCTGCAGCCTTCGGACGCCAGTTGTATCGGGACGGTGGTTTTCAGCTACTCACTTACGACCCACAGCGGCCTGCTACCTTGTTAACGGCGCTTTCCAGCCGGTTGCTGTTGCGGCAAGGACAAGGAGGATGGCAAATGCTGCCTACCAAAACGGCGAAGTTCAACCAACTTATGCTCAAGCTACTCGGCGACAACCCGGAGCTAGCTGCCGGGTTGCGGGCAAAGCAGTACCGCCCTCGCCGCGACGCCACGGAGTTGCTTGAACGCTACGTGTATTGGAAGATCCAGCAATCTTTACAATCCACAGCCCAACCGGCCCGTTAATTTTCCACTGATGTCTGCTTCAGCTCCTGAATCTCCTGTTGCTGCACTGCGTGCAGCCGCCGACGCCGTACGCCAGCAATTACGAGCTAACGCCTTTGATGCCGCTGCGGTGCAACAAGTAGCCGACTTCATCGAAGCGCAACGCCCCACCTTATCGGCTGCCAACCGGGAAGGCATAACAACAGCTCTCGGCTGCTTTTTGGGGCAATGCCTCGTTGAAACCTATAACGGCACCTGGGCGCAGGGCCCCGATGGTACGACCGGAGTAGGCATCAACCAGCAGCACTTCTTCAATCCGTTCTTCCGAATAGCGGAGCAACTAGACAAAGGCTTAGCTGAATCGGTTGTTGCTTTTTTTGCAGCAGTACCCATTCACCTAGAAAATCCAGGTCGTAGACAGTTGATTTCGTAAAATTCGCCCAAAAAAGTAGGGGCTAAACTCTACAGGTAGTAGATTAGAATAGTCTGGGGGTCTGTAAGCAGGGGGTTTGCAGCCATTTCAGATGAAATATTAACGCCTGTACCCATGCGCCATTTGCAAGAAGCGGCCGAAGCCGTACGAAAAAATCTTAACCTACCTCAGTTCGATGAAAAGGCCGTGCAAGCACTAGCCGATTTTATTGAGAATGAGCGCTCTAGTGTGCCGGCCGAAAGCCGCGAAGCAGTAGTAAATGCGTTGGGATGTTTTTTAGGCGAGTGTATCATCCGTAGCTTTGGGGCTGGTGGCGTGCTGACACGCGTGGCACCGCAGGTGTGCAGATCGGACAAAACTTCTTTTTGCATCCTCATTTCTTTATCGAACAACAGTTTAAGCGGGGAATGGCTGAGTCGGTAGCGGAGTTTTTTGCTTCATTGCCAACCAAGCTTCTGAACCCGTCACCGCGCAGAACCTGGATTCCGGTACCAGTACCGGTTTTCCGCCGACCGATGTAACTATGAGAAAAATCGTCATTGCCATCGACGGCTACTCCTCTTGCGGCAAAAGCACCACGGCCAAAGCCGTGGCCGCCGAGCTAGGATACGCCTACATCGACACCGGCGCCATGTACCGCGCCGTGACGCTGTATCTGCTCGAGAACAATATTCGCTTTGACGATTTGCCTCGCATAGAGCAGGCACTGCACGAGATGCACATCTCTTTCAAGCGCAACCGTAAAACGGGCCGCAACGAACTGTGCCTTGATGGGCACATTCGGGAAGATGAAATCCGGCAGATGCGTATTTCCAATTTGGTGAGTGAAGTATCGAGCATTCCGGCCGTGCGCCACGCCATGGTGGCGCAGCAGCAACGTATGGGCCGTAAGCGCGGGGTAGTGATGGATGGCCGCGACATCGGCACCACGGTTTTTCCGGACGCCGAAGTCAAAATATTTATGACGGCCGACGTCGTAACCCGCGCCGAGCGGCGGCAGGAAGAACTAGCTGTGAAGGGTGAAGAAGTGCCCGTGGAGGAGATAGTGGAAAACCTGCGCAAGCGCGACCACCTCGACTCCACCCGCACTGAAAGCCCGTTGCGCCGTGCGGCCGATGCCGTGATGCTTGACACCACGCACATGATGATCGACGAGCAGGTGGATTTTGTGTTGGAGCGTGTATCGGCTATGCTGTTTGCCTTGGCTTCCAGCGCCGACAATGAACGGAATGGCAACGAAGTGGTTGTATAAGATTAGCGTCTGATGCTTAGCGCGTAGTGCTTAGGCATCAGAATTGCGAGGGAAATTTATTCTAACACTACGCAGCAAGTACCACGCACCTACGCACCTAGAAATCCATGAACGTTACCATCGATAAGAATTCTGGCTATTGTTTTGGGGTCGAATTCGCCATTCAGATGGCAGAAGACGAACTGGCTCACGATGAAACCCTGTATTGCCTGGGCGACATCGTGCACAACCGCATGGAGGTGGAGCGCCTACACGAACAGGGCCTGCGGATCATCGACCGAGCTCAACTCGAGCAACTGCACGACTGCAAAGTGCTTATTCGGGCCCACGGCGAACCACCCGAAACCTATCAGCTGGCGCTTCGCAACAACATCGAGCTCATCGACGCTTCTTGCCCTGTAGTGCTCAAGCTGCAGAACCGCGTCAAGCATGCCTTCGATAGCACTCGGCGCCAAGATGGCCAAATCGTTATCTACGGCCAGCCTGGTCACGCAGAAGTAGCGGGGTTGAATGGCCAAACTGGCAACCGGGCCCTCATCGTCATGACGGAAGCCGACCTCGACCAAGTGGATTTTGCCCGGCCAGTTACGCTCTTCAGCCAGACTACTAAGAGTACGGCCGGGTTCTACCACATGAAGGCTGTTATTGAGGAGCGTATAAAAGCAGCGGGTGGCTCTCTGGATTCGTTTGATGCCAATGACAGCATCTGCCGCCAGGTAAGCAACCGGGAGCCCGCGCTGGCGAAATTCGCTGCCGTGCACGACGTAGTAATATTCGTGAGTGGCCGCAAAAGCTCAAACGGAAAGGCCTTATTTTCGGTGGTCAACAAAACCAACGAACGCAGCTACTTTGTCGAGAACGAGCTGGAAATCGACGAGGAGTGGTTTCACGGAGCTGAATCAGTTGGTATCTGCGGCGCTACAAGTACGCCTATGTGGCTGATGCAGCGCGTGAAGGAGCGCATCGAGCAAGTGCCAGAGGCAGTAGCCTAACACGTACATAAACAGTAAATAAGGGCTAAAAGACAAGGGGCTGGAATGGTTATTTCAGCTCCTTGTCTTTTAGCCCCTTGTCCATTTAACACAGTGCTACCTTCGCGTTATGCGCAAATATTTCAATTACTTTCTGAACGGCTTTCTTATTGTAGCACCTATCGGCCTGACCGGGTATATCCTGTACGCCGTGTTTCATTGGCTCGACAACTTATTTCCCAACTACGGCGTGCCAGGATTGGGGCTGCTCGGCGCGGTAGTGATAGTGACGATAATTGGGTATGTGGCAAAGTCGTTTATGGTGCGGCCTTTCCTGGTCATTGCCGAGCGGGTGCTGCACCGTACGCCCTTGGTCAGTATCATTTATTCTAGCCTCAAAGACCTGTTCGACGCCTTTGTGGGCGACAACCAGAAGTTCAATTCCCCTGTGCTGGCCCGGATGAACGCGCAGGATGAGGTCTACAAAATGGGATTCGTTACGCAAGACTCGATGCTGGCCATCAACCGTGAAGAGCTACTGGCCGTGTACTTTCCGCATTCCTACAACTTCTCTGGTGAGCTAGTACTGATGCCCGCTGCGAACATCACTTATCTAGATATGCCAAGCAGTGAGGTTATGAAGTTCATTGTGTCGGGCGGCGTCTCACGCTTGATTTAAGGGGTGCGCTGCGCTTGATGACGAAGGCGTTTCGGCAAGCTCGGCGTAACAGTTCTTCTCGTAGGGTAGTTGAAGTGGCTATGATCTGCAATAGCCACCGCCCATATGCCCACTAAGCTGCACTACCGCGCCTACGGCTCCGGGCCCCGCGTGATTCTGGCGTTCCATGGCTATGGGCAAGGCGAGGGACATTGGCGCACCCTAATCGGGGAACTAGGCCCGGACGTGACGGTGTATGCCTTCGACCTATTCTACCATGGCCGCAGCCGACTAGCCAAAGTAGATGCCCCGCTCACCAAGCAACGCCTAAGCGAGCTGTTGAGCGAGTTTCTGAAGACAAATAACATTGAAAGCTTCAGCCTGCTGGCGTTTAGCATGGGAGCCAAGTTTGCCCTCACCGCTGTCGAGAGCTTTCCAAGCCGCGTACAACGTGTATGGCTAATTGCGCCGGATGGGCTGCAGCGGCAATTTTGGTATTCGTTGGCTACGTATCCGCCTTGGATGCGCGGAGTGCTGGGCCGCGCCGTGTTGCGGCCTCAGCGGCTCTTGCAGTTCTTAGGCACGCTCGAACAACGCCGCTTAGTACCCTCCAACCTCGTGCGCTTTGCCGAATGGCAGCTAGAGAGCCGTGAGAAACGATTGCGCGTGTACCGCAGCTGGGTTGGTTTCCGGCTGCTGACCTTCAGCTTGCGCGGCTTAGCACAACTGCTAAACCGCCGTCCGACACCCGTCACTTTCTTCCTGGGTCGTCACGACCAAGTGATTCCGCACGCCGGTTTGCAGCGGTTCATTGGTTTGCTGCAAGGGGCCGAAACTATAGTGCTAGAAGCAGGCCACGCGGGGCTTATCTACAACGTAGCGGCGTATCTGCGGCGGCATCCCGAAGTCAGGGTGTAGCGCGAAACAGGTTACGACAGGTCCGGTTGGGGGCGGAATACTTTGTTGTCAATGGAATGCCTGCCAGGACCCTTGATCATAAAAAATAAGAGCAGGCCCAAAACAAGTAAGGACAGCCAAAGCTCCGTGTTGCCTGTATTGACCCCGCGTTGTGGGTTGACTACTAACGCCGCGCCAAACACAATAGGCATTTGGCACAGAAGCGCCAGCCGGGTCAATGCGCCGAAGGCAATCATTAAGCCACCGAGCATATGCACAATGCTAAAGAAGAGCGGCGCTTTGCTTAGCTCGCCTAGGCTTTGCTGCTGGCTCAGGAGGTAGTACACGTCACTACTTTTGCTCAGGAACGAGACGCCTTTGATGAACAGAAACAAGCCCAACAGAATGCGTAATGCATCCATCCAGACGGGGTTGCTGGCGCTGTTTTTCGTTCTGTGTCCGGCGGGGTGGGTGGGAGTGGAGAGTGCCATGACTTTTTCGTGTAAGAAGGTGGGAGGAATGTCGTAGGCTAGATCGGGACGGCATTGGATACCTGTAATTTATTGCTTTTTATTTCAATAAGTTACTGCTCGCTGCTACTCTAATTCTCGCTCATACAGCTGAAAGCTGACCTCATCAAACGTCACAAACACCACTTCTTGCGGCAAGTCGTGCTGCTCTAAAAATGCCCGCACCTCCCGCACGGCAATAGCAGTGGCTTCCGCTTTCGGGTAGCGATACACACCGGTGCTAATGCTAGAGAAAGCTATGCTATGAAGCTGATTTTCAGCCGCCAAGTTCAGGCTGTTGCGGTAGCAATTGGCCAGCAGTTCGGGCTCCTGCTTGTGTCCTCCGTTCCAGACTGGCCCTACCGTATGAATGACGTGCCGGGCAGGCAGCCGGCCTGCGGTGGTGATAACTGCCTTGCCTGTGGATAGGCCTTTGCCGTAATGACCAGCCCGCAAGCGGCGGCAAGCTTCCAAGATTTCGGGGCCGCCAGCGCGGTGAATGGCCCCGTCAACGCCGCCACCCCGAGTAAGCTGGAATTAGCTGCATTCACAATAGCGTCGGTATCAACGCCCGTAATGTCGCCGCGGTACAGCAAGATACGGCCGTAAGACTTGGCTTCGGCACGCCAAGCAGCAGTGGTAGGGGAGGTAGGCATAAGTAGTCGGGTTTGGATAAGTTTCATACGCGCCAGCCAACTCATGGGCTGCGGTTGAGCAGCCGTTTTCGGTGCTTGAGTGGCTTGAATTGCAGCTTGGGAAAGGTATTATAGTAAGAACGTAACAGAAGCCATACGTTTAGGCATCAATCAACTACACGCTACTTCCGCCATGGAAACTCCTGACCGTGATCCGCAACTTTGGTACATCGCGAAAGACCGCGCCAAATTCAAGGCGCACTTGGTGACATACATCTTGGTGAATGCGCTGCTTTGGGCAATCTGGGCTCTAACTGGGTTCGAGTCTGTGCCTATGCCGTGGCCGCTATGGGTAGGGGCTTTTTGGGGGTTTGGATTACTGCTGCGAGGAATCCGGGCCTATGCAGGCATCGGAGAAGAACAACAAACCGAGCGCGAATACGAAAACTTAATTCGCCAACGCCGGCAGTAAGCAATGACGGACCGAGAACTAAGTATCGGTAGCTTGCTCTGATGCCGTGCGTGCCGCAGTAAAATAATGCCGTTTAACATGCAGCAACTTTCCAACCAAGTCGGTGGTTAAGTGGCTGCATGAAAACACACCGCTTGCTCCCTCTTTTGTTGCTAGCCCCGCTGGCTCTTCTTTCCTCTGCTCCCGACCGGCCTTTGGCGGCCGCCGATGCCAACCTAAGTAAAATCAAACTGCCTGCTGGCTTCAGCATCACGTACTTTGCGCAAAACGTGAAAAGTGCCCGGGAGCTGGCTGTCGGGCCCGATGGCACAGTGTACGTGGGCAGCCGCGACGCCGGGAAAGTATACGCCTTGCCCGACCGTAACAAGGATGGCAAAGCCGACGAAGTAATTACCATTGCCAACGGCCTGAACGGCCCGAATGGCGTAGCCGTCCGCAACGGTTCCTTGTACGTGGCCGAAGTCAACCGCATCACGCGCTACGACAACATTGCCCAGAAGCTCAAGCAGCCGCCCAAGCCCGTTCTGGTGTTCGACCAATTGCTCAACAACGAGTGGCACGGCTACCGCTACATTGCTTTCGGGCCCGACGGTAAGCTCTACGTGCCGGTAGGTGCGCCTTGCAACACCTGCATTCCCTCGGAACCCGTTATCGGCACCATCACCCGCATGAACGCCGATGGTACCGGCCAAGAGGTATTCGCTCAAGGGGTGCGCAACACCGTTGGCTTCGATTGGAGCCCCGTGGACAAAGTGCTGTGGTTCACCGATAACGGCCGCGACCAACTCGGCGACAACTTGCCCGCCGACGAATTGAACCGTGCCCCCAACGCCGGTTTACACTTCGGCTTCCCTTACTTTTTTGCCGGCGACGTGCCCGACCCAGAATTCGGCCAAGGTCGTTCTGCGGCTACCTATACCAAGCCGGCCCGCAAACTCGGACCACACGTAGCGGCTCTGGGGATGAAGTTTTACACCGGCAAGAAGTTTCCAGCTACCTACCGCAACCAGATTTTCATTCCTGAGCACGGTTCCTGGAACCGCAGCAGCAAGCTCGGCTACCGGATTTCGCTGGTCCGCCTCGATGCAAGCGGCAAACAAGCCAAGAGCTACGAAACCTTCGCTGAAGGCTGGTTGCAAGGCCAAAAGTCGTGGGGGCGCCCCGTGTGTTTGCTCGTTCTTCCCGATGGTTCGATGCTGGTCTCCGACGACCTGAACGATGCCGTGTACCGGATCAGCTACAAAGGGTGAAACACCCCTTAAGCGAGAGTTCCACTTTGTAGTTGCAAGCACTGTTGCACTTGCTGATCAAGTAATTTTCTGCAGCGGTGATACCTGCGAAGTGGAACTTCCCGTTACATTACGGTCATGAAAAAACAGCGGGTTCCGAAGCGTGTACTGGGACGGTTGGAACTGGTGGATTTTCCCAAGTTTCAATTGTGGGGAGTGGAGGCCAAAGTGGATACCGGCGCCTATACAAGCGCTATTCACTGCTCGGACATACAGGTAATAACCGGATCTAACGGTAAGCCTTGTCTTCGCGTGTTACTTTTGGACCCTTCTCACCCCAACTTCGACGGCACGTTAATGGAGTTCACCGAATTTTCGCTTCGGGATATCAAAAGCTCCAACGGTGATGCGCAGGAACGCTATGTTATTCAAGCAGTTCTGCGGTTATTTGGGGAAGATTTCGACACTGAATTTTCTTTATCCGACCGATCCGACATGAAATATCCCGTGCTACTCGGGCGGCGCCTGCTCCGGCATGGAAGTTTCGTAGTAGATGTAGCCCGGCGTAATATGTCGTATAAGGCTCAACTAGCGGCTAAGCCCTCG contains:
- a CDS encoding ATP-dependent zinc protease family protein; this translates as MKKQRVPKRVLGRLELVDFPKFQLWGVEAKVDTGAYTSAIHCSDIQVITGSNGKPCLRVLLLDPSHPNFDGTLMEFTEFSLRDIKSSNGDAQERYVIQAVLRLFGEDFDTEFSLSDRSDMKYPVLLGRRLLRHGSFVVDVARRNMSYKAQLAAKPSRT
- a CDS encoding PQQ-dependent sugar dehydrogenase — protein: MKTHRLLPLLLLAPLALLSSAPDRPLAAADANLSKIKLPAGFSITYFAQNVKSARELAVGPDGTVYVGSRDAGKVYALPDRNKDGKADEVITIANGLNGPNGVAVRNGSLYVAEVNRITRYDNIAQKLKQPPKPVLVFDQLLNNEWHGYRYIAFGPDGKLYVPVGAPCNTCIPSEPVIGTITRMNADGTGQEVFAQGVRNTVGFDWSPVDKVLWFTDNGRDQLGDNLPADELNRAPNAGLHFGFPYFFAGDVPDPEFGQGRSAATYTKPARKLGPHVAALGMKFYTGKKFPATYRNQIFIPEHGSWNRSSKLGYRISLVRLDASGKQAKSYETFAEGWLQGQKSWGRPVCLLVLPDGSMLVSDDLNDAVYRISYKG